The following coding sequences lie in one Musa acuminata AAA Group cultivar baxijiao chromosome BXJ3-1, Cavendish_Baxijiao_AAA, whole genome shotgun sequence genomic window:
- the LOC135629480 gene encoding probable pyridoxal 5'-phosphate synthase subunit PDX1.1, with protein sequence MSDSGVVTVYGNGAALLEPKKSSTFSVKVGLAQMLRGGVIMDVVTPEQARVAEEAGACAVMALERVPADIRAQGGVARMSDPGLIKEIKRAVTIPVMAKARIGHFVEAQILEAIGVDYVDESEVLTPADDQHHINKHNFRVPFVCGCRDLGEALRRIREGAAMIRTKGEAGTGNIIEAVRHVRSVMGDIRALRNMDDDEVFTFAKRIAAPYDLVMQTKQLGRLPVVHFAAGGVATPADAALMMQLGCDGVFVGSGIFKSGDPARRARAIVQAVTHYSDPEILAEVSCGLGEAMVGINLNDAKVERFATRSE encoded by the coding sequence ATGTCGGACAGCGGCGTGGTGACGGTTTACGGCAACGGCGCCGCCCTCTTGGAGCCGAAGAAGTCGTCCACCTTCTCGGTGAAGGTGGGGCTGGCGCAGATGCTGCGGGGCGGCGTCATCATGGACGTGGTCACCCCCGAGCAAGCGCGCGTCGCGGAGGAGGCCGGCGCCTGCGCCGTAATGGCGCTCGAGCGCGTCCCCGCCGACATCCGCGCCCAGGGCGGCGTCGCCCGCATGTCCGACCCCGGCCTCATCAAAGAGATCAAGCGCGCCGTCACCATCCCCGTCATGGCCAAGGCCCGGATCGGCCACTTCGTCGAGGCCCAGATCCTCGAGGCCATCGGGGTCGACTACGTGGACGAGAGCGAGGTCCTCACCCCCGCCGACGATCAGCACCACATCAACAAGCACAACTTCCGCGTGCCCTTCGTCTGCGGCTGCCGCGACCTCGGTGAGGCCCTCCGCCGCATCCGCGAGGGCGCCGCCATGATCCGCACCAAGGGCGAGGCCGGCACCGGCAACATCATCGAGGCCGTCCGTCACGTCCGCTCCGTCATGGGCGACATCCGCGCCCTCCGCAACATGGACGACGACGAGGTCTTCACCTTCGCCAAGCGCATCGCTGCGCCCTATGACCTCGTCATGCAGACCAAGCAGCTCGGCAGGCTGCCCGTCGTCCACTTCGCGGCCGGTGGGGTGGCCACCCCGGCCGATGCAGCCCTCATGATGCAGCTCGGCTGCGACGGCGTGTTCGTCGGTTCCGGAATCTTCAAGAGCGGCGACCCTGCGCGCAGGGCCAGGGCCATCGTGCAGGCTGTCACCCATTACAGCGATCCAGAGATCCTGGCGGAGGTGAGCTGCGGCCTGGGGGAGGCCATGGTGGGGATCAATCTCAACGATGCCAAGGTCGAGAGGTTTGCCACCCGCTCGGAGTAG